The DNA region TACGGTACATATTTCCCTCCGCTATGATATGAACCTGTACTAACAGACGCCAGTTGCTAAAAAATAGTTTTAATTGCGACGGTGATTTTCAAGATTGGATGTAAGTAAATGTAAAAAAGGGCCCTAAAGCCCTTTTTTTACTCTAATCAATAGTTATCGAAAGCGTTACATATTCAACAATTGATTGATACCCTCAAGTAACTCTGCGTTAGATTTGAACGCATTCGCGTTAACACGAAAACGATCATTAACCACAAAGGTAGGGGTTGATAATATTTTATTGGCCATCGCTTGCTTGCGCGCTAAGCGCTGCTTTGCATCCAATTGAAACGACTTAGCAGCGGCGTCGAATCGTTTTCCGTCAGCCCCTAAATCAACAAAAAATGCTTTCAATTGCTCTAAGTCGCCAATTTGCTTTTTCTCTACGTGGACGCGATGAAATATTGCCGTGTGGGCTTTCTCACTCATCTCTAGCATTTCAGCAATGTAGAATGCTTGAACATAAATGCGCCAGCCCGGGTGATTCTCAAAAGGAACATGAGAAACTTTAACTCCTTCTGGAACACCGTCTGCCACAAATTTCACCAGACTTTCCGCTTTAAAGCATCCAGGACAGCCATAGTTAAAGTATACCGACACAAATTTTCCATCGCTAGGAAGTGTATTAACCACTTCATAATGCACACCTTCTTCTATTTCAATCGCTTGGCTAGATATTGAAAAGGCCAATAGAAGTGATGTAACAACGATTTTAAATATCTGCATAACTTACTCCACGGTAACTGATTTAGCTAAGTTTCTTGGCTGATCGACGTCAGTGCCTTTAATCACTGCAACGTGATAGCTTAATAATTGAAGCGGAAGAGTGTAAACGATAGGTGCAGTCACTTCATGCTCTGAGTTCACATTAACCACTTTGATTCCGTCATCATTGACAAAGTTAGAACTGGAGTCAGCAAACACATACAGCTGTCCGCCACGAGCTCGAACTTCTTCCATATTAGATTTCAGTTTCTCTAAAAGTTCATTTTGAGGCGCAACCACTACGATTGGCATTTCATGGTCAATTAACGCTAAAGGACCATGTTTTAATTCACCAGCAGCGTATGCCTCAGCATGAATGTAAGAGATTTCTTTTAACTTCAATGCTCCTTCCATAGCGATCGGGTATTGATCGCCACGACCCAAAAATAGGCTATGATGTTTCTCAGAAAAATCTTCAGCAAGCTCTTCGATCAAAGGATTTTGTTCAAGCGCTCGGTTAATTTCTCCCGGTAGAGCTTCTAAAGCACTGACGTATTTTTTGATCTCAGCTTCGGCCAATCCTTTATGTTTAGCAATCGCAACGATTAACATTAAAAGGCTCGCTAATTGAGTGGTGAACGCTTTCGTACTTGCGACACCAATTTCAGCACCTGCGCGAGTCATAAATGCCAAGTCAGATTCTCGAACTAACGACGAACCAGGAACATTACAAATCGACAGTGATGACATAAAACCACTTTCTTTTGCCAATCTTAACGCCGCTAAAGTATCCGCCGTCTCACCAGATTGAGAGATGGTGATAAATAATGCATTTTTGGGTACAAAACTTTTTCTATAACGATATTCGCTTGCGATTTCTACATGACACGGAATATTCGCAATTTCTTCGCACCAATACTTTGCGACCATGCCAGCGTGATACGACGTACCACAGGCTACGATCTGGATCGCTTCTAAAGTAGCAAAAATGTCTTTTGCTTTTTCACCGAAAATGTCACTGTTAATAGAGCCATCTTTAATGCGACCTTCTAGAGTATTAGCGATGGCATCTGGTTGCTCATATATTTCTTTTAACATGTAGTGGCGATAAGGTCCTTTATCTCCCACATCGTGTTGAATGGACGATTCTTCAAAGTCACGATCGACTTTATTTCC from Pleionea litopenaei includes:
- the glmS gene encoding glutamine--fructose-6-phosphate transaminase (isomerizing) encodes the protein MCGIVGAVAQRDVAEILVEGLRRLEYRGYDSAGVAIINNADINRVRRLGKVKELSDALALEPLNGGTGIAHTRWATHGEPSEINAHPHISGSDIAIVHNGIIENHQQLKEQLIAKGYEFSSATDTEVMAHLVAEEFKQTNDLLSAVQNAVKQFDGAYGAVFMHREMPEQLIVARSGSPLVIGKGIGEMFVASDQLALLPVTRQFLYLEEGEVAQVTRTELQIYSRDGNKVDRDFEESSIQHDVGDKGPYRHYMLKEIYEQPDAIANTLEGRIKDGSINSDIFGEKAKDIFATLEAIQIVACGTSYHAGMVAKYWCEEIANIPCHVEIASEYRYRKSFVPKNALFITISQSGETADTLAALRLAKESGFMSSLSICNVPGSSLVRESDLAFMTRAGAEIGVASTKAFTTQLASLLMLIVAIAKHKGLAEAEIKKYVSALEALPGEINRALEQNPLIEELAEDFSEKHHSLFLGRGDQYPIAMEGALKLKEISYIHAEAYAAGELKHGPLALIDHEMPIVVVAPQNELLEKLKSNMEEVRARGGQLYVFADSSSNFVNDDGIKVVNVNSEHEVTAPIVYTLPLQLLSYHVAVIKGTDVDQPRNLAKSVTVE
- a CDS encoding thiol:disulfide interchange protein DsbA/DsbL, whose product is MQIFKIVVTSLLLAFSISSQAIEIEEGVHYEVVNTLPSDGKFVSVYFNYGCPGCFKAESLVKFVADGVPEGVKVSHVPFENHPGWRIYVQAFYIAEMLEMSEKAHTAIFHRVHVEKKQIGDLEQLKAFFVDLGADGKRFDAAAKSFQLDAKQRLARKQAMANKILSTPTFVVNDRFRVNANAFKSNAELLEGINQLLNM